One genomic segment of Streptomyces niveus includes these proteins:
- a CDS encoding PucR family transcriptional regulator ligand-binding domain-containing protein, with amino-acid sequence MRLRALLETDALGLRLLGGRDELDRTVRGVMTTDLKDPSRYLSGGELVLTGLAWRRTPQDSEPFVRLLAGAGVAGLAAGEAELGAVPDDLVGACVRHRLPLFAVNESVAFATITEYVVRQVSGERAGDLAAVVDRHRRLMTSGPAGGGPEVVLDLLGSDLDLRAWVLSPTGRLVAGAGEPPGGAGAALAAEHLAATRAGRRAPHRVAVDGRTYSLFPVRAAGRGAASTGGPGGGPVPDVRESVLSDWLLAVEADAGEWAAARLDLLQGVTQLIAVERDRRDAARAVRRRLAQEILELVQSAAPPAEIAARLRVAAPVLLPGEGAAPHWQLVVARVDWDGEAGGEGDAADTGAVAQSLLEEILIDPAAAGMESGDRIAVAHSGGEAIALVPLVVPADATEESEGGDGDGSGDGTAPAEGAAAAKPADTEPTHTGLRADVLLAAVRRPLAAGLADDGRLTLGVSGAVHSAEGLRGALEEARHARRVAAARPGRVCAAGHHELASHVLLLPFVPDDVRRAFTARLLDPLREYDRRHRAELVPTLESFLDCDGSWTRCAARLHLHVNTLRYRVGRIEQLTGRDLSRLEDKLDFFLALRMS; translated from the coding sequence ATGCGGCTGCGCGCACTGCTGGAAACCGATGCGCTGGGCCTGCGGCTCCTCGGCGGCCGGGACGAACTCGACCGGACCGTACGTGGCGTGATGACCACCGATCTGAAGGACCCCAGCCGCTATCTGTCGGGCGGCGAACTGGTCCTGACCGGCCTGGCCTGGCGGCGTACGCCCCAGGACTCCGAGCCTTTCGTACGGCTCCTCGCGGGGGCCGGGGTGGCGGGGCTGGCGGCGGGTGAGGCGGAGCTGGGCGCCGTCCCGGACGATCTGGTCGGGGCGTGTGTGCGCCACCGGCTGCCGCTCTTCGCGGTGAACGAGTCCGTCGCGTTCGCGACGATCACCGAGTACGTGGTGCGGCAGGTGTCCGGGGAGCGCGCGGGGGACCTGGCCGCCGTCGTCGACCGGCACCGCAGGCTGATGACGTCCGGCCCGGCCGGCGGCGGACCCGAGGTCGTCCTGGACCTGCTGGGCTCGGACCTCGATCTGCGGGCCTGGGTGCTCTCCCCCACCGGGCGGCTGGTCGCCGGGGCGGGCGAGCCGCCGGGTGGGGCGGGGGCTGCGCTGGCGGCGGAGCATCTGGCGGCGACACGGGCGGGGCGGCGGGCGCCGCACCGGGTAGCGGTGGACGGGAGGACGTACTCGCTGTTCCCGGTGCGTGCCGCGGGGCGCGGCGCGGCGAGTACGGGCGGTCCCGGCGGCGGTCCGGTCCCGGACGTACGCGAGAGCGTCCTGTCCGACTGGCTGCTGGCCGTGGAGGCGGACGCGGGCGAGTGGGCCGCCGCCCGGCTGGATCTGCTCCAGGGCGTCACACAGCTGATCGCGGTCGAGCGGGACCGGCGGGACGCGGCCCGTGCGGTACGGCGCCGGCTCGCCCAGGAGATCCTGGAACTCGTCCAGAGCGCTGCCCCGCCCGCCGAGATCGCGGCCCGGCTGAGGGTCGCGGCGCCGGTGCTGCTGCCCGGCGAGGGAGCGGCCCCGCACTGGCAGCTGGTGGTGGCGCGCGTCGACTGGGACGGCGAGGCCGGGGGTGAGGGCGACGCGGCCGATACGGGCGCGGTCGCCCAGTCGCTGCTGGAGGAGATCCTGATCGATCCGGCGGCGGCGGGCATGGAGTCGGGCGACCGGATCGCGGTGGCCCACTCGGGCGGCGAGGCGATCGCGCTGGTGCCGCTGGTGGTGCCCGCCGACGCCACGGAGGAAAGCGAGGGCGGGGACGGGGACGGCAGCGGGGACGGTACGGCCCCGGCCGAAGGCGCCGCCGCCGCGAAGCCGGCGGACACGGAGCCGACGCACACGGGCCTGCGGGCCGACGTGCTGCTGGCCGCCGTACGCCGACCCCTGGCCGCGGGACTCGCCGACGACGGCCGGCTGACCCTGGGGGTCAGCGGGGCCGTGCACTCGGCCGAGGGCCTGCGCGGCGCCCTGGAGGAGGCCAGACACGCCCGCCGGGTGGCCGCGGCACGGCCAGGCCGGGTGTGCGCGGCGGGCCACCACGAGCTGGCCTCGCATGTGCTGCTGCTGCCGTTCGTCCCGGACGACGTCCGGCGCGCGTTCACCGCGCGGCTGCTCGACCCGCTGCGGGAGTACGACCGCCGCCACCGCGCCGAACTGGTCCCGACGCTGGAGTCGTTCCTCGACTGCGACGGTTCCTGGACGCGGTGCGCGGCCCGGCTGCATCTGCACGTGAACACGTTGCGGTACCGGGTGGGGCGCATCGAGCAGCTGACGGGCCGCGACCTGTCTCGTCTGGAGGACAAGCTCGACTTCTTCCTGGCGCTCCGGATGAGCTGA
- a CDS encoding acyltransferase family protein produces the protein MRASSARQPAPTTDRAGLSGRDRLPSLTGLRFWAALIVVLYHLSRQVGEIPWISEATWYGRSGVTFFFVLSGFVLAWTYDGQRVPAKVFLWRRFARIWPLLAVTSAASVAVWIAIGKEVSTKAVLATLLMVHAWVPDTVVLKGANPAAWSLSDEAWFYLIFPLLMLLPMLRSGRGRFWVVVTMTLALVGVWFASALIETGATRVWLLDYFPPTRMLQFVIGVAAGLAVKRGWRSPVGLPTAIGLVALWHVALVPWREAAPDGLWYSPYSASQLLSAPIFALLVCAAAQADLRGSRTGLGGAWAVRLGHWSFAWYLVHEIVIRAMLARYGRTETLTTTAGFWLLAIVISLAVAGMAYQWVEHPLERLLRKAGPQARKTPAPSGETSPATSGSLG, from the coding sequence ATGCGCGCCAGCAGTGCTCGTCAGCCAGCCCCCACAACGGACCGAGCGGGTCTGTCAGGACGGGACCGGCTGCCGTCCCTGACCGGTCTGCGGTTCTGGGCCGCGCTCATCGTGGTGCTCTACCACCTCTCCCGGCAGGTCGGGGAGATCCCCTGGATCAGCGAGGCCACCTGGTACGGGCGCAGCGGCGTCACCTTCTTCTTCGTCCTGTCCGGCTTCGTGCTGGCCTGGACCTACGACGGTCAGCGAGTACCGGCCAAGGTCTTCCTGTGGCGGCGCTTCGCCCGTATCTGGCCCCTGCTGGCGGTGACGTCGGCGGCCTCCGTCGCCGTCTGGATCGCCATCGGCAAGGAGGTGTCCACCAAGGCGGTGCTCGCGACGCTGCTCATGGTGCACGCGTGGGTGCCCGACACGGTCGTCCTGAAGGGCGCGAACCCGGCGGCCTGGTCGCTCAGCGACGAGGCCTGGTTCTATCTGATCTTCCCGCTCCTTATGCTGCTGCCGATGCTGAGGTCCGGGCGGGGCCGCTTCTGGGTCGTGGTGACGATGACCCTCGCGCTCGTGGGTGTGTGGTTCGCGAGCGCGCTGATCGAGACGGGCGCCACCCGTGTGTGGCTGCTCGACTACTTCCCGCCGACGCGCATGCTCCAGTTCGTCATCGGCGTGGCCGCCGGGCTCGCCGTCAAGCGCGGCTGGCGCTCACCCGTCGGACTGCCGACGGCGATCGGTCTGGTCGCGCTCTGGCACGTGGCGCTCGTCCCGTGGCGCGAGGCCGCGCCGGACGGCCTCTGGTACAGCCCGTACAGCGCCTCCCAGCTGCTCTCCGCGCCGATCTTCGCCCTGCTGGTGTGCGCGGCGGCGCAGGCGGATCTGCGGGGCAGCCGCACGGGGCTCGGCGGGGCGTGGGCGGTACGGCTGGGGCACTGGTCCTTCGCCTGGTACCTGGTGCACGAGATCGTCATCCGCGCCATGCTCGCCCGCTACGGCCGCACGGAGACCCTGACCACCACCGCCGGATTCTGGCTGCTGGCGATCGTGATCAGCCTGGCCGTGGCGGGGATGGCGTACCAGTGGGTGGAACACCCGCTGGAGCGCCTGCTGCGGAAGGCGGGTCCCCAGGCGAGGAAGACCCCGGCCCCCTCGGGCGAGACGAGCCCCGCGACGTCCGGGTCGCTCGGCTAG
- a CDS encoding NCS2 family permease: MTQQSVEPVTTAEDAGPGSRPPAGRSWLDRYFHISQRGSTVAREVRGGVTTFMAMAYILLLNPLILGGKDVAGNVLSQPALITATVVAAAVTTLLMGFVGKVPLALAAGLSVSGVISTQVAPNMTWPQAMGMCVMYGVVIMLLVVTGLRELIMNAIPLALKHAITMGIGTFVALIGLVKAGFVHASQGGGPVTLGPAGELAGWPVLIFAVTLLLIFMLQARDVPGAILIGIVVGTIVAAVLNATGVIGAKAWASGPPELTGGAVAMPDFSLFGDVEFGGWGEVGAMTVGMIVFTLVLAGFFDAMATIIGVGTEAELADDKGRMPGLSKALFIDGAGGVVGGVAGGSGQTVFVESATGVGEGARTGFASVVTGLFFAACLFFSPITQIVPGEVAAAALVVIGAMMMQNARHIDWNDRAVAVPVFLTVVIMPFTYQITAGVAAGVISYVAIKIAQGKVREIGAFMWALTVIFVVFFALHPIEGWLGVS, encoded by the coding sequence ATGACCCAGCAGTCCGTGGAGCCAGTGACAACCGCCGAGGACGCCGGCCCAGGCTCGCGTCCCCCGGCCGGAAGGTCCTGGCTCGACCGGTATTTCCACATATCCCAGCGGGGATCCACCGTCGCGCGTGAAGTGCGCGGCGGCGTCACGACCTTCATGGCCATGGCGTACATCCTGCTGCTCAACCCGCTCATCCTGGGCGGGAAGGACGTCGCGGGCAATGTGCTCAGCCAGCCCGCGCTGATCACCGCCACCGTCGTCGCCGCGGCCGTCACCACGCTGCTGATGGGTTTCGTCGGCAAGGTGCCGCTGGCGCTCGCCGCCGGTCTCTCCGTCTCCGGCGTCATCTCCACGCAGGTCGCCCCCAACATGACCTGGCCGCAGGCCATGGGCATGTGTGTGATGTACGGCGTCGTGATCATGCTGCTGGTCGTCACCGGCCTGCGCGAGCTGATCATGAACGCGATACCGCTCGCGCTCAAGCACGCGATCACCATGGGCATCGGCACCTTCGTCGCGCTGATCGGCCTGGTCAAGGCGGGCTTCGTACACGCCTCGCAGGGCGGCGGCCCCGTCACCCTGGGCCCGGCCGGCGAACTGGCCGGCTGGCCGGTCCTGATCTTCGCCGTCACCCTGCTGCTGATTTTCATGCTCCAGGCGCGCGACGTGCCCGGCGCGATCCTGATCGGCATCGTCGTCGGCACGATCGTCGCCGCCGTGCTCAACGCGACCGGTGTCATCGGCGCCAAGGCGTGGGCGAGCGGTCCGCCCGAGCTGACCGGCGGCGCCGTCGCCATGCCGGACTTCTCGCTCTTCGGGGACGTCGAGTTCGGCGGCTGGGGCGAGGTCGGCGCGATGACCGTCGGCATGATCGTCTTCACGCTCGTGCTCGCCGGCTTCTTCGACGCCATGGCCACGATCATCGGCGTCGGTACGGAGGCCGAGCTGGCGGACGACAAGGGCCGGATGCCCGGCCTGTCGAAGGCGCTGTTCATCGACGGCGCGGGCGGAGTCGTCGGCGGTGTCGCGGGCGGCTCCGGCCAGACCGTGTTCGTGGAGTCCGCGACCGGTGTGGGGGAGGGGGCGCGTACGGGCTTCGCCTCCGTCGTCACCGGCCTCTTCTTCGCGGCGTGCCTGTTCTTCAGCCCGATCACCCAGATCGTCCCCGGCGAGGTCGCCGCGGCGGCCCTGGTGGTCATCGGCGCGATGATGATGCAGAACGCCAGGCACATCGACTGGAACGACCGGGCCGTCGCCGTACCGGTCTTCCTGACCGTGGTGATCATGCCGTTCACCTACCAGATCACCGCCGGAGTCGCCGCCGGCGTCATCTCCTACGTCGCCATCAAGATCGCCCAGGGCAAGGTGCGGGAGATCGGCGCCTTCATGTGGGCACTGACCGTGATCTTCGTGGTCTTCTTCGCGCTCCATCCCATTGAGGGCTGGCTCGGCGTGAGCTGA
- a CDS encoding XdhC family protein, with protein MLDIADELNRWVEQGRDFAVATVVAVGGSAPRQPGAALAVDSEGTAIGSVSGGCVEGAVYDLCRQSLDDGGTVLQTFGYSDEDAFAVGLTCGGVIDILVTPVRADSPGRDVFAAALSAAAGGEAAAVARLTDGPAELRGRALLVRPGGAYEGTLGGHPALDGTAAGEARALLDAGRTGTVTIGEDGSRCGQPLTLLVESSVPAPRMIVFGAIDFASALVRVGKFLGYHVTVCDARPVFATRVRFPDADEIVVDWPHRYLESTETDGRTVLCVLTHDAKFDVPLLRLALKLPVAYVGAMGSRRTHLDRNERLRGVGVTELELTRLRSPIGLDLGARTPEETALSIAAEIVANRRGGTGVSLTGAHTPIHHDGSLAPAGRIGSVA; from the coding sequence ATGCTGGACATCGCCGACGAACTGAACCGGTGGGTCGAGCAGGGCCGGGACTTCGCCGTGGCCACGGTGGTGGCCGTCGGCGGCAGCGCGCCCCGGCAGCCGGGCGCGGCCCTCGCCGTGGACAGCGAGGGCACCGCGATCGGCTCGGTCTCCGGCGGATGTGTGGAGGGCGCGGTCTACGACCTGTGCCGGCAGTCCCTGGACGACGGCGGGACCGTCCTCCAGACGTTCGGCTACAGCGACGAGGACGCCTTCGCCGTGGGCCTGACCTGCGGCGGCGTCATCGACATCCTCGTCACCCCGGTACGCGCGGACTCTCCCGGCAGGGACGTGTTCGCCGCCGCGCTGTCCGCCGCCGCCGGAGGGGAGGCGGCGGCCGTCGCGCGGCTCACCGACGGGCCGGCGGAACTGCGCGGCCGAGCCCTCCTCGTACGTCCCGGGGGAGCGTACGAGGGGACGCTGGGCGGCCACCCGGCGCTGGACGGCACGGCGGCGGGCGAGGCCCGCGCCCTGCTGGACGCGGGCCGCACCGGCACCGTCACGATCGGCGAGGACGGCTCGCGCTGCGGACAGCCCCTGACACTGCTCGTCGAGTCGAGCGTGCCGGCCCCGCGCATGATCGTCTTCGGCGCCATCGACTTCGCGTCCGCCCTGGTCAGGGTGGGGAAGTTCCTCGGCTACCACGTCACCGTGTGCGACGCCCGCCCCGTCTTCGCCACCCGCGTCCGCTTCCCGGACGCAGACGAGATCGTGGTCGACTGGCCGCACCGCTATCTGGAGTCGACGGAGACCGACGGCCGTACGGTGCTCTGCGTACTGACCCACGACGCCAAGTTCGACGTCCCCCTGCTGCGACTCGCCCTCAAGCTGCCCGTCGCCTACGTCGGCGCCATGGGCTCGCGGCGCACGCACCTGGACCGCAACGAGCGGCTGCGCGGTGTCGGCGTCACCGAACTGGAGCTGACGAGGCTCCGCAGCCCCATCGGCCTGGACCTCGGGGCGCGTACGCCCGAGGAGACCGCGCTGTCCATCGCGGCGGAGATCGTCGCGAACCGGCGCGGCGGCACCGGCGTCTCACTGACCGGCGCCCACACCCCGATCCACCACGACGGGAGCCTGGCCCCCGCGGGCCGTATCGGCTCCGTCGCCTGA
- a CDS encoding FAD binding domain-containing protein, with protein MDFLRPAGWEEALAAKAEHPTAVPIAGGTDVMVEINFDHRRPEYLMDLNRIGELSEWTVGEEHVRLGASVPYTRIMEHLRTELPGLALASHTVGSPQIRNRGSVGGNLGAASPAGDAHPALLAAGAEVEVESVRGVRRIPVEEFYTGVKRNALAPDELIRSVLIKKASGPQQFSKVGTRNAMVIAVCAFGIALHPDTRTVKTGIGSAAPTPLRARAAEDFLNAALEEGGFWDNGKVITPSVAKQFADLASGACNPIDDVRGTAKYRRHAVGIMARRTLGWTWEQYRATGTTLEGAA; from the coding sequence ATGGACTTCCTTCGCCCCGCCGGCTGGGAGGAGGCGCTCGCCGCCAAGGCCGAGCACCCCACCGCCGTACCCATCGCGGGTGGTACCGATGTCATGGTCGAGATCAACTTCGACCACCGGCGGCCCGAGTACCTCATGGACCTGAACCGCATCGGCGAACTGAGCGAGTGGACGGTCGGCGAGGAGCACGTCCGCCTGGGCGCCTCCGTCCCGTACACGCGGATCATGGAACACCTGCGGACCGAGCTGCCCGGACTCGCGCTCGCCTCGCACACCGTCGGGTCGCCCCAGATCCGCAACCGCGGCTCCGTCGGAGGCAACCTCGGCGCCGCGTCGCCCGCGGGCGACGCGCACCCCGCGCTGCTCGCCGCGGGCGCCGAGGTGGAGGTGGAGTCCGTACGCGGCGTCCGCCGCATCCCCGTCGAGGAGTTCTACACCGGAGTGAAGCGCAACGCGCTGGCCCCGGACGAGCTGATCAGGTCCGTCCTCATCAAGAAGGCGTCCGGACCGCAGCAGTTCTCCAAGGTAGGCACGCGCAACGCGATGGTCATCGCGGTCTGCGCGTTCGGCATCGCCCTGCACCCCGACACCCGCACCGTGAAGACCGGCATCGGCTCCGCCGCGCCCACCCCGCTGCGGGCCCGCGCCGCCGAGGACTTCCTCAACGCCGCGCTGGAGGAGGGCGGTTTCTGGGACAACGGCAAGGTCATCACCCCGTCGGTCGCCAAGCAGTTCGCGGACCTCGCGTCCGGTGCCTGCAACCCGATCGACGACGTGCGCGGCACCGCGAAGTACCGCCGCCACGCGGTGGGCATCATGGCCCGCCGCACGCTCGGCTGGACCTGGGAGCAGTACCGGGCCACCGGCACCACGCTGGAAGGAGCTGCATAG
- a CDS encoding GntR family transcriptional regulator — MQQGGAHDDATAPSAHQEPTGRRRPAASAVRARIDGSPGAEGSPRVPEQARGEHTHDVSHAVAATSPEPGVRRTVRRHSVRGQILDALRTALVSGELAPGEVYSGPALGERFGVSATPVREAMQQLVLEGAVEVVPNRGFRVAERTARDLSELAEVRALIEVPVMLRLARTVTADRWAQLRPLAQATVTAAARGDLAAYADHDRAFHGALLGLSGNRQLVLVADDLHRRAQWPLASAPRTIRATLVADAAEHSALLDALIAGDLPVVRSLVREHFTGGAD; from the coding sequence ATGCAGCAGGGCGGCGCGCACGACGACGCGACCGCGCCCTCCGCTCACCAGGAGCCGACGGGCCGCCGGCGGCCCGCGGCGTCAGCCGTTCGTGCCAGGATCGACGGCTCGCCGGGGGCCGAAGGCTCTCCACGGGTCCCGGAGCAGGCGCGCGGCGAGCACACGCACGACGTGTCCCACGCCGTTGCCGCCACCTCGCCCGAGCCCGGCGTACGCCGTACCGTGCGGCGGCACTCCGTACGCGGCCAGATCCTCGACGCGCTCCGTACCGCCCTCGTCAGCGGCGAGCTGGCGCCCGGCGAGGTCTACTCCGGGCCCGCACTCGGCGAGCGCTTCGGCGTATCGGCCACCCCCGTGCGCGAGGCCATGCAGCAGCTCGTACTCGAAGGCGCCGTCGAGGTCGTGCCCAACCGGGGCTTCCGGGTCGCCGAGCGCACCGCCCGCGATCTGTCCGAGCTGGCCGAGGTACGGGCGCTGATCGAGGTCCCGGTGATGCTGCGGCTGGCGCGTACCGTCACCGCCGACCGCTGGGCGCAGCTGCGCCCACTGGCCCAGGCGACCGTCACGGCGGCGGCGCGCGGCGATCTCGCCGCCTACGCGGACCACGACCGCGCCTTCCACGGCGCGCTCCTCGGCCTCTCCGGCAACCGGCAACTGGTCCTGGTCGCCGACGACCTCCACCGCCGCGCGCAGTGGCCGCTCGCCAGTGCGCCGAGGACGATCAGGGCCACGCTCGTCGCGGACGCCGCCGAGCACTCCGCCCTGCTCGACGCGCTGATCGCGGGGGATCTGCCGGTCGTGCGCTCGCTCGTGCGGGAGCACTTCACCGGCGGCGCGGACTGA
- a CDS encoding (2Fe-2S)-binding protein, with translation MRVNFTVNGRPQEADDVWEGESLLYVLRERMGLPGSKNACEQGECGSCTVRLDGLPVCACLVAAGQVEGRDVVTVEGLADFAKQRAEHGGCGPSGSAGTDGTSDPTGSATCGTSLQGAQRWQAKGTDSQTGEGGDLSPIQQAFIDAGAVQCGFCTPGLLVTADEMLERNPSPSDADIREALSGNLCRCTGYEKILDAVRLAAARQSEEV, from the coding sequence ATGCGCGTGAACTTCACCGTCAACGGCCGTCCCCAGGAGGCCGACGACGTCTGGGAGGGCGAGTCCCTTCTCTACGTCCTGCGTGAGCGCATGGGCCTGCCCGGCTCGAAGAACGCCTGCGAGCAGGGCGAATGCGGCTCCTGTACGGTCCGCCTCGACGGTCTGCCCGTCTGCGCCTGCCTCGTCGCGGCCGGCCAGGTCGAAGGCCGCGACGTGGTCACCGTCGAGGGGCTGGCGGACTTCGCCAAGCAGCGTGCGGAGCACGGCGGTTGTGGGCCCTCGGGTTCCGCGGGCACCGACGGCACCTCGGACCCCACCGGCTCCGCAACCTGCGGTACGAGCCTCCAAGGAGCCCAGCGCTGGCAGGCCAAGGGCACCGACTCGCAGACCGGCGAAGGCGGCGACCTCTCCCCGATCCAGCAGGCGTTCATCGACGCCGGCGCCGTGCAGTGCGGCTTCTGCACCCCCGGTCTGCTGGTCACCGCCGACGAGATGCTGGAGCGCAACCCCTCGCCGTCCGACGCGGACATCCGCGAGGCGCTTTCCGGCAACCTCTGCCGCTGCACCGGCTACGAGAAGATCCTCGACGCGGTCCGCCTAGCGGCCGCCCGGCAGTCCGAGGAGGTCTGA
- a CDS encoding xanthine dehydrogenase family protein molybdopterin-binding subunit, with amino-acid sequence MATTGTPTDITQGSRTRGGIGESTLRPDGTLKVTGEFAYSSDMWHEDMLWGHTLRSTVAHAEIRSIDTAEALATPGVYAVLTYDDLPTDVKRYGLEFQDTPVLAHGKVRHHGEPVAIVAADHPETARRAAAKIRIDYADLPVVTDEASATAEGAPLVHEHRDDHHADHVSHPNIVHRQPIVRGDAAGAAERADVIVSGEYVFGMQDQAFLGPESGLAVPGEDGGVDLYVATQWLHSDLRQIAPVLGLPEDKVRMTLSGVGGAFGGREDLSMQIHACLLALRTGKPVKIVYNRFESFFGHVHRHPAKLWYEHGATRDGKLTHMKCRIVLDGGAYASASPAVVGNASSLSVGPYVVEDVDIEALALYTNNPPCGAMRGFGAVQACFAYEAQMDKLAAELGMDPVEFRRLNAMEQGTLLPTGQRVDSPAPVAELLRRVKARPMPPERQWLAAGEAADVRALPGGLSNTTHGEGVVRGVGYAVGIKNVGFSEGFDDYSTARVRMEVINGEPVATVHTAMAEVGQGGVTVHAQIARTELGVAQVTIQPADTRVGSAGSTSASRQTYVTGGAVKNTCEHVREKVLEMGRVKFGTYHPAWATAELLLESGKVVTDGGEVLADLVDVLEGESVDLELEWRHRPTQAFDLRTGQGNGHVQYSFAAHRAVVEVDTELGLVKVVELAVAQDVGKALNPLSVLGQIQGGTTQGLGVAVMEEILVDPKTAKVRNPSFTDYLIPTILDTPTIPVDVLELADEHAPYGLRGIGEAPTLSSTPAVLAAIRNATGLELNRTPVRPEHLTGT; translated from the coding sequence ATGGCGACCACGGGCACACCCACCGACATCACACAGGGCTCCAGGACCAGGGGCGGCATCGGCGAGTCCACGCTCCGGCCCGACGGCACCCTCAAGGTCACCGGCGAGTTCGCGTACTCCTCCGACATGTGGCACGAGGACATGCTGTGGGGTCACACCCTGCGCAGCACCGTCGCGCACGCCGAGATCCGCTCCATCGACACGGCCGAGGCGCTGGCCACCCCCGGCGTGTACGCGGTCCTCACCTACGACGACCTGCCGACCGACGTGAAGCGCTACGGCCTGGAGTTCCAGGACACCCCCGTCCTCGCCCACGGCAAGGTCCGCCACCACGGCGAACCCGTCGCGATCGTCGCCGCCGACCACCCCGAGACCGCGCGCCGCGCCGCCGCCAAGATCCGGATCGACTACGCGGACCTGCCGGTCGTCACCGACGAGGCGTCCGCGACGGCCGAGGGCGCGCCGCTCGTCCACGAGCACCGCGACGACCACCACGCGGACCACGTGTCGCACCCGAACATCGTCCACCGCCAGCCCATCGTGCGCGGCGACGCCGCCGGGGCCGCCGAGCGTGCCGACGTCATCGTCTCCGGTGAGTACGTCTTCGGCATGCAGGACCAGGCGTTCCTCGGCCCGGAGTCCGGCCTCGCCGTACCGGGCGAGGACGGCGGCGTCGACCTGTACGTCGCCACGCAGTGGCTGCACTCCGACCTCCGTCAGATCGCGCCCGTCCTCGGCCTGCCCGAGGACAAGGTCCGTATGACGCTGTCCGGCGTCGGCGGCGCCTTCGGCGGCCGTGAGGACCTGTCGATGCAGATCCACGCGTGCCTGCTGGCGCTGCGCACCGGCAAGCCGGTCAAGATCGTCTACAACCGGTTCGAGTCCTTCTTCGGGCATGTCCACCGCCACCCGGCGAAGCTCTGGTACGAGCACGGGGCCACCAGGGACGGCAAGCTCACGCACATGAAGTGCCGGATCGTGCTGGACGGCGGCGCGTACGCCTCCGCGTCCCCGGCCGTCGTCGGCAACGCCTCGTCGCTCTCGGTCGGCCCCTACGTCGTCGAGGACGTCGACATCGAGGCACTGGCGCTCTACACCAACAACCCGCCCTGCGGCGCGATGCGCGGCTTCGGAGCCGTACAGGCGTGCTTCGCGTACGAGGCGCAGATGGACAAGCTCGCCGCCGAACTCGGCATGGACCCCGTCGAGTTCCGCCGCCTCAACGCCATGGAGCAGGGCACGCTCCTGCCCACCGGCCAGCGCGTCGACTCGCCCGCGCCCGTGGCCGAACTGCTTCGCCGCGTCAAGGCGCGCCCGATGCCGCCCGAGCGGCAGTGGCTCGCGGCGGGCGAGGCGGCCGACGTACGCGCGCTGCCCGGCGGGCTGTCCAACACCACGCACGGCGAAGGCGTCGTACGGGGCGTGGGCTACGCGGTCGGCATCAAGAACGTCGGCTTCTCCGAGGGCTTCGACGACTACTCCACCGCCCGCGTGCGGATGGAGGTCATCAACGGGGAGCCGGTCGCCACCGTGCACACCGCGATGGCGGAGGTCGGCCAGGGCGGCGTCACGGTCCACGCGCAGATCGCCCGCACCGAACTCGGCGTCGCCCAGGTGACGATCCAGCCGGCCGACACCCGTGTGGGGTCCGCCGGTTCGACCTCCGCGTCCCGTCAGACGTACGTCACGGGGGGCGCGGTCAAGAACACCTGTGAGCACGTCCGCGAGAAGGTCCTGGAAATGGGCCGCGTCAAGTTCGGTACGTACCACCCGGCCTGGGCCACGGCCGAACTGCTGCTGGAGAGCGGCAAGGTCGTCACCGACGGCGGGGAGGTCCTGGCCGATCTGGTGGACGTCCTGGAGGGCGAGTCGGTCGACCTCGAACTGGAGTGGCGCCACCGCCCCACGCAGGCGTTCGACCTGCGTACGGGGCAGGGGAACGGCCATGTCCAGTACTCGTTCGCCGCGCACCGCGCGGTGGTCGAGGTCGACACGGAGCTGGGCCTGGTCAAGGTGGTGGAGCTGGCCGTGGCGCAGGACGTCGGCAAGGCGCTCAACCCGCTGTCCGTCCTCGGCCAGATCCAGGGTGGCACCACCCAGGGCCTGGGCGTGGCGGTCATGGAGGAGATCCTCGTCGACCCGAAGACCGCGAAGGTACGCAACCCGTCCTTCACGGACTATCTGATCCCCACCATCCTCGACACACCGACCATCCCGGTCGACGTGCTCGAACTGGCCGACGAGCACGCGCCGTACGGGCTGCGTGGCATCGGCGAGGCCCCGACCCTGTCGTCGACTCCCGCCGTGCTCGCGGCGATCCGCAACGCGACGGGTCTGGAGCTGAACAGGACCCCGGTACGGCCGGAACATCTGACCGGCACCTGA